The Sphingobium sp. BYY-5 genome contains a region encoding:
- a CDS encoding MFS transporter, translating into MTATPLPSDRTDLSRGALLLMAVACGVMVANLYYAQTLIDVIGPEIGMSAGVAGLITTLTQLGYGIGLFLVVPMADLFENRRIILISFSVTTLGCIAIATSNGPTTFLVASILTGVAATGAQVLIPLASHLAAPEKQGRVVGTVMSGLLFGIMLSRPIANFLAGSVGWRATFILSAVAMAIVAVALLIACPRRRPKGGMHYGEVLTSTFSQLVKHRVVRMRAFYQASMFAAFNLFWTAAPLALIHEFHLGHAGIGAFALAGAGGALVAPVAGWMADRRLTRPASLIGLAGLTVCFLLADWTVAAGSLIGFTIMAVLIDGAVQMSQITGQKLIFSLDPHARGRINAAYVTVMFLVGAMGSVIGSATYEAGGWSASALAGATIGGVATLVFLLFDRGASTPR; encoded by the coding sequence ATGACTGCCACCCCTCTCCCTTCCGACCGCACCGACCTCTCCCGTGGCGCCCTCCTGCTGATGGCTGTGGCCTGCGGCGTGATGGTCGCTAATCTCTATTATGCGCAAACGCTGATCGACGTGATTGGCCCCGAAATCGGCATGTCGGCGGGCGTCGCGGGACTGATAACCACGTTGACGCAGCTCGGCTACGGCATCGGCCTCTTCCTGGTGGTGCCGATGGCCGATCTGTTCGAAAATCGCCGCATCATCCTGATATCCTTCTCCGTGACCACCCTGGGCTGCATCGCCATCGCCACGTCTAACGGCCCCACCACCTTTCTGGTGGCATCGATCCTGACCGGCGTCGCCGCCACCGGCGCGCAGGTTCTGATCCCCCTCGCCTCGCACCTCGCAGCCCCGGAAAAACAAGGGCGCGTCGTCGGCACCGTGATGAGCGGCCTGCTCTTCGGCATCATGCTGTCGCGCCCGATCGCGAACTTCCTGGCCGGATCGGTCGGCTGGCGCGCCACCTTCATCCTGTCGGCTGTCGCCATGGCGATCGTCGCGGTGGCGCTGCTGATCGCCTGCCCCCGGCGCCGGCCCAAGGGCGGGATGCATTATGGCGAAGTGCTGACTTCCACCTTCTCCCAATTGGTGAAGCATCGGGTGGTGCGGATGCGCGCCTTCTACCAGGCGTCGATGTTCGCCGCGTTCAACCTCTTCTGGACCGCAGCGCCGCTCGCGCTGATCCATGAGTTTCACCTGGGCCATGCCGGGATCGGCGCCTTCGCCCTGGCGGGAGCCGGCGGCGCACTGGTGGCGCCAGTCGCGGGCTGGATGGCCGACCGCCGCCTGACTCGACCGGCTTCGCTGATCGGGCTGGCGGGGCTGACGGTCTGCTTCCTGCTTGCCGATTGGACCGTGGCGGCGGGCAGCCTGATCGGCTTCACCATCATGGCGGTGCTGATCGACGGCGCGGTGCAGATGAGCCAGATTACCGGGCAGAAGCTGATCTTCTCGCTCGATCCCCATGCACGCGGTCGCATCAACGCCGCCTATGTGACGGTGATGTTCCTGGTGGGTGCGATGGGATCGGTGATCGGGTCGGCCACCTATGAAGCCGGCGGCTGGTCGGCGAGCGCACTTGCAGGCGCGACGATCGGCGGCGTCGCCACCCTGGTCTTCTTGCTGTTCGACCGGGGCGCCAGCACACCGCGCTGA
- a CDS encoding TlpA disulfide reductase family protein, whose amino-acid sequence MVMLRGWLGMAAVVLMAFSSAQAAEKPVVGAAAPAFELTLVDGGKVSLADLKGQVVVLNFWATWCVPCRKELPTLDTYYAMQQKHGLKVFAITTEGSVPIAQLRKLFAAMAIPSARRIKGPYGPLTGVPTNFVIDRAGKLRYAKAGAFDLDALNALLVPLLNEPAP is encoded by the coding sequence ATGGTGATGTTGCGGGGGTGGCTGGGCATGGCGGCGGTCGTGCTGATGGCTTTTTCTTCGGCCCAGGCGGCGGAAAAGCCAGTCGTCGGCGCTGCCGCGCCCGCGTTCGAACTGACGCTGGTCGACGGCGGCAAGGTCTCGCTCGCCGACCTCAAGGGGCAGGTGGTGGTGCTCAATTTCTGGGCGACCTGGTGCGTGCCCTGCCGCAAGGAACTGCCGACGCTCGACACTTATTATGCGATGCAGCAAAAACATGGACTGAAAGTCTTCGCCATCACGACCGAAGGGTCCGTGCCGATCGCGCAGTTGAGGAAACTGTTCGCGGCGATGGCGATACCTTCGGCGCGACGCATCAAGGGGCCTTATGGGCCATTGACGGGTGTACCGACCAATTTCGTCATCGATCGCGCGGGCAAGCTGCGCTACGCGAAGGCTGGCGCGTTCGATCTCGATGCCCTGAATGCGCTGCTCGTGCCGCTGCTCAATGAACCAGCGCCGTAG
- a CDS encoding fructose bisphosphate aldolase, translating to MLDQTMKQKIADGNGFIAALDQSGGSTPKALKGYGVDEGAWSTEEEMYGLIHAMRSRIITAPVFTGDKVLGAILFERTMDGVVDGKLTPAALIERGVVPFIKIDKGLEDEADGVQLMKPNPGLDALLARARGLGVFGTKERSVVNLANRDGIAAVVAQQFEVGKQVLAAGLMPIIEPEVNIKSPERAEADAILLEEILKNLDALPEGEQVMLKLSLPAKPGLFDPLVDHPKVLRVVALSGGFSRSEACVELARNRGIIASFSRALLNDLRDQMSDEEFNAALGEAIDEIHDASTAKQPIAA from the coding sequence ATGCTGGATCAGACCATGAAACAGAAGATCGCCGACGGGAACGGCTTCATCGCCGCGCTCGATCAGAGCGGTGGTTCGACGCCGAAGGCGCTCAAGGGCTATGGCGTGGACGAGGGCGCCTGGTCCACCGAAGAGGAAATGTATGGCCTGATCCATGCGATGCGCAGCCGCATCATCACCGCGCCCGTCTTCACCGGTGACAAGGTGCTGGGCGCGATCCTGTTCGAACGCACCATGGATGGCGTTGTCGATGGCAAGCTGACCCCGGCCGCGCTGATCGAACGGGGCGTGGTGCCCTTCATCAAGATCGACAAGGGGCTTGAGGACGAAGCCGATGGCGTTCAATTGATGAAGCCCAATCCGGGTCTCGACGCGCTGCTCGCCCGTGCGCGGGGGCTGGGCGTGTTCGGCACCAAGGAGCGTTCGGTCGTCAACCTTGCCAATCGCGACGGCATCGCCGCCGTGGTCGCCCAGCAGTTCGAGGTGGGCAAGCAGGTTCTGGCTGCCGGCCTGATGCCGATCATCGAGCCGGAAGTGAACATCAAATCGCCCGAACGCGCGGAAGCGGATGCGATCCTGCTTGAGGAAATTCTCAAGAATCTCGACGCTTTGCCCGAAGGCGAGCAGGTGATGCTGAAACTGTCGCTGCCGGCCAAGCCCGGCCTGTTCGATCCGCTGGTCGATCATCCCAAGGTGCTGCGCGTCGTTGCGCTGTCGGGCGGGTTCAGCCGCAGCGAAGCCTGCGTCGAACTGGCCCGGAATCGCGGCATCATCGCCAGCTTCAGCCGCGCGCTACTGAACGATCTGCGCGACCAGATGAGCGACGAGGAGTTCAACGCCGCGCTGGGCGAAGCGATCGACGAAATCCACGACGCCTCGACCGCCAAGCAGCCGATCGCAGCCTGA
- the thiE gene encoding thiamine phosphate synthase encodes MTDFTEEELALDPHFADQFEQGFRPACQLYLISPPTIDAAFTDRLAAAFDGGRVAAFQLRLKGLDEDAVARAAEPLQRLCAEREVAFIINDSAALAHRLGADGVHLGQGDGDPRAARKLLGPKVQIGITCHDSRHLAMEAGEAGADYVAFGAFYPTTTKETAHRPDPSILGWWTTLFELPCVAIGGITADNAAPLIAAGADFLAVSGAVWTHPDGPQAGVAAFAELLG; translated from the coding sequence ATGACCGACTTCACCGAAGAAGAGCTGGCGCTCGATCCGCATTTCGCCGACCAGTTCGAACAGGGCTTCCGTCCCGCCTGTCAGCTTTACCTGATTTCGCCGCCGACGATCGATGCGGCCTTTACCGATCGCCTCGCCGCCGCCTTCGACGGGGGCAGGGTCGCCGCGTTCCAGTTGCGGCTCAAGGGGCTGGATGAGGACGCCGTCGCCCGCGCCGCCGAGCCGCTGCAACGGCTGTGCGCCGAACGCGAAGTCGCTTTCATCATCAACGACAGTGCGGCGCTCGCCCATCGGCTGGGCGCGGACGGCGTGCATCTGGGGCAGGGCGATGGTGATCCGCGCGCGGCGCGCAAGCTGCTGGGGCCGAAGGTGCAGATCGGCATCACCTGTCACGACAGTCGTCACCTGGCGATGGAAGCGGGGGAAGCCGGGGCCGATTATGTTGCTTTTGGCGCCTTCTATCCCACCACGACCAAGGAAACGGCGCATCGCCCCGATCCGTCGATCCTGGGCTGGTGGACGACCCTGTTCGAGTTGCCTTGTGTCGCGATCGGCGGGATCACGGCGGATAATGCCGCGCCCCTGATCGCGGCGGGGGCCGATTTCCTGGCGGTAAGCGGCGCGGTGTGGACCCATCCCGATGGGCCGCAGGCGGGCGTGGCCGCTTTTGCCGAGCTACTTGGATAG
- the efp gene encoding elongation factor P, whose product MKISGVEIRPGNNIEYDGSLWRAVKIQHTQPGKGGAYMQVELKNLIDGRKNNVRFRSAETVERIRLDTKDFQYLYAEGDMLVFMDQETYEQINLAQDLIGDAAAFLQDGMEVTLEMYEERPISVQLPETIEATVVEADAVVKGQTASASYKPAILDNGVRVMVPPHIVSGTRIVVDVYAREYVKRAD is encoded by the coding sequence ATGAAGATCAGCGGCGTCGAGATTCGTCCCGGCAACAACATCGAATATGACGGAAGCCTGTGGCGTGCCGTCAAGATCCAGCACACCCAGCCCGGCAAGGGCGGTGCCTATATGCAGGTGGAGCTGAAGAACCTGATCGACGGCCGCAAGAATAACGTCCGTTTCCGGTCGGCCGAAACCGTGGAGCGCATCCGCCTCGACACCAAGGATTTCCAGTATCTCTACGCCGAAGGCGACATGCTGGTGTTCATGGATCAGGAAACCTATGAGCAGATCAACCTGGCCCAGGATCTGATCGGCGACGCCGCCGCCTTCCTGCAGGACGGCATGGAAGTGACGCTCGAAATGTATGAAGAGCGTCCGATCAGCGTCCAGTTGCCTGAAACCATCGAGGCGACCGTTGTGGAAGCCGACGCCGTGGTGAAGGGCCAGACCGCATCGGCCAGCTACAAGCCCGCGATCCTCGACAATGGCGTGCGCGTCATGGTGCCGCCGCACATCGTCAGCGGCACCCGCATCGTCGTCGATGTCTATGCCCGCGAATATGTGAAGCGCGCGGACTGA
- a CDS encoding inositol monophosphatase family protein, with amino-acid sequence MVSHSGLLTVMERAARKAGGKLRRDFGEVEHLQVSRKGPADFVSKADQQAEKTLVEELQKARPDWGFLLEEGGEIAGDPTKPRWIIDPLDGTSNFLHGIPHFAISIAVEEPIFGGSKREVTTGLIYQPVTDESYWAEKSRGAWRHDQRLRVSARRDLADCLIATGIPFMGHGDMVQWTRIFGAVAPSVAGIRRFGAASLDLAHVASGRYDGYWESGLQPWDVAAGLLLVREAGGFTSDFRGGDQPIERKEVIAGNDAIHSKLHKLVAGALR; translated from the coding sequence ATGGTATCGCACTCCGGTCTTCTCACCGTCATGGAACGCGCCGCGCGCAAGGCGGGCGGCAAGCTGCGTCGCGACTTCGGCGAGGTGGAGCATCTCCAGGTGTCTCGCAAGGGGCCTGCGGACTTCGTGTCCAAGGCCGATCAGCAGGCCGAAAAGACATTGGTCGAGGAGTTGCAGAAGGCGCGGCCCGACTGGGGCTTCCTGCTGGAAGAGGGCGGCGAGATCGCCGGCGATCCGACCAAGCCGCGCTGGATCATCGATCCGCTGGACGGCACCAGCAACTTCCTGCACGGCATCCCGCACTTTGCCATCTCGATCGCGGTCGAGGAACCGATCTTCGGCGGATCAAAGCGTGAGGTGACGACCGGGCTGATCTACCAGCCCGTCACCGACGAAAGCTATTGGGCGGAAAAAAGCCGTGGCGCCTGGCGGCATGACCAGCGTCTGCGTGTCTCCGCCCGCCGCGACCTGGCCGACTGCCTGATCGCCACCGGCATCCCGTTCATGGGGCATGGCGACATGGTGCAATGGACCCGCATCTTCGGCGCGGTGGCGCCGTCGGTCGCGGGCATCCGCCGTTTCGGGGCCGCCTCGCTCGACCTCGCCCATGTCGCTTCGGGCCGTTATGACGGTTATTGGGAAAGCGGACTTCAGCCCTGGGACGTTGCCGCCGGCCTGCTGCTGGTCCGCGAAGCGGGCGGTTTCACCAGCGATTTCCGGGGCGGCGATCAGCCGATCGAGCGCAAGGAAGTCATCGCCGGCAACGATGCGATCCACAGCAAATTGCACAAGCTGGTGGCCGGCGCGCTGCGCTAA
- the ndhC gene encoding NADH-quinone oxidoreductase subunit A has product MVDLAQYLPILLFLGIALLLSGTFVFLPMLVGRLTGAHKPDPAKLSEYECGFPAFEEPRSQFDVRFYLVAILFIIFDLEAAFLFPWAVSLDQIGWAGWATMMIFIAELVLGLVYAWKKGALDWE; this is encoded by the coding sequence TTGGTCGATCTAGCTCAATATCTGCCGATCCTGCTCTTTTTGGGGATCGCCTTGCTGCTTTCCGGCACCTTCGTCTTCCTGCCGATGCTGGTTGGCCGTCTCACAGGTGCGCACAAGCCGGACCCTGCGAAGCTCTCCGAATATGAATGCGGCTTTCCCGCATTCGAAGAGCCGCGCAGCCAGTTCGACGTGCGTTTCTATCTCGTCGCCATCCTGTTCATCATCTTCGATCTGGAAGCGGCGTTCCTGTTCCCGTGGGCCGTGAGCCTCGACCAGATCGGCTGGGCCGGCTGGGCGACGATGATGATCTTTATAGCGGAGCTGGTGCTCGGCCTCGTCTATGCGTGGAAGAAGGGAGCACTCGATTGGGAGTAG
- a CDS encoding NADH-quinone oxidoreductase subunit B, whose translation MPPVGTQPDQDFFNALNGEVSDKGFLVTSTEELFQWARTGSLWWMTFGLACCAVEMIHVNMPRYDMERFGAAPRASPRQSDVMIVAGTLCNKMAPALRKVYDQMSNPKYVISMGSCANGGGYYHYSYSVVRGCDRIVPVDIYVPGCPPTAEALLYGVMQLQRKIRRIGTIER comes from the coding sequence TTGCCGCCCGTCGGAACCCAGCCCGACCAGGATTTCTTCAATGCGCTGAACGGCGAAGTCAGCGACAAGGGGTTCCTTGTCACCTCGACCGAGGAGCTGTTCCAGTGGGCGCGCACCGGCTCGCTCTGGTGGATGACCTTTGGTCTGGCCTGCTGCGCCGTGGAGATGATCCACGTCAACATGCCGCGCTACGACATGGAGCGTTTCGGCGCCGCGCCGCGCGCGTCCCCGCGTCAGTCGGACGTGATGATCGTGGCGGGCACGCTGTGCAACAAGATGGCTCCGGCGTTGCGCAAGGTTTACGATCAGATGTCCAATCCGAAATATGTGATTTCGATGGGCAGTTGCGCGAACGGCGGTGGCTATTATCATTACAGCTATTCGGTAGTCCGTGGCTGCGACCGCATCGTGCCGGTCGATATCTATGTGCCGGGTTGCCCGCCGACTGCCGAAGCCTTGCTCTACGGCGTCATGCAGTTGCAGCGGAAGATCCGCCGGATCGGGACGATTGAGCGTTAA
- a CDS encoding NADH-quinone oxidoreductase subunit C, which translates to MGHSAPKIVNPEGIAEEIGALLGSMLIETVDHADELTFTVAREDLANAMVALRDMGHYQQLMEIAGVDYPDRPERFEVAYHLLSVTRNHRVRVKVSTDEDTPVPTVTHLWPVAGWLEREVFDMYGVIFDGNTDLRRILTDYGFKGHPQRKDFPLTGYVELRYSEEDKRVVYEPVKLAQDFRSFDFMSPWEGAQYVLPGDEKAAAPAAPAAPAAAPTPKVTEKPGVSGAGEPTDSAANKKSEDKA; encoded by the coding sequence ATGGGCCATTCCGCACCCAAGATCGTGAACCCGGAAGGCATCGCCGAGGAAATCGGCGCCCTGCTGGGATCGATGCTGATCGAAACCGTCGATCATGCCGATGAACTGACCTTCACCGTCGCGCGCGAAGACCTGGCCAACGCCATGGTCGCGCTGCGCGACATGGGCCATTACCAGCAGCTGATGGAAATCGCGGGCGTTGACTATCCGGATCGTCCGGAACGGTTCGAGGTCGCCTATCATCTGCTGAGCGTCACGCGGAACCACCGCGTCCGCGTGAAGGTGTCGACCGATGAGGATACGCCGGTCCCCACCGTCACGCACCTCTGGCCAGTCGCCGGCTGGCTGGAGCGTGAGGTGTTCGACATGTATGGCGTCATATTCGACGGCAATACCGACCTGCGCCGCATCCTGACCGACTATGGTTTCAAGGGCCATCCGCAGCGCAAGGACTTCCCGCTGACCGGCTATGTTGAACTGCGCTATTCCGAAGAGGATAAGCGCGTCGTCTATGAACCGGTGAAGCTGGCGCAGGATTTCCGCAGCTTCGACTTCATGTCGCCATGGGAAGGCGCGCAATATGTGCTGCCCGGTGACGAGAAGGCTGCGGCACCTGCCGCTCCGGCTGCGCCTGCCGCCGCGCCCACCCCCAAGGTGACGGAGAAGCCGGGCGTCAGCGGGGCGGGGGAGCCTACCGACAGCGCCGCGAATAAAAAGTCTGAGGACAAGGCCTGA
- a CDS encoding NADH-quinone oxidoreductase subunit D: protein MSDYLEKLDHVTDAADPTFGDTEIQNYTINFGPQHPAAHGVLRLVMELDGEIVERCDPHVGLLHRGTEKLIEYKTYMQALPYFDRLDYCSPLGMEHSYVLAVEKLLNLEVPLRAQYLRVFFAELTRICNHMLNLGSHVMDVGAMTPNLWLFEIREDCLNFFERASGARMHSAYFRPGGVHQDVPLKLLTDIADWLDTRLPRLFEDAMSLVVDNRIFKQRNVDIAICSKEDALKWGFSGPMLRGSGIAWDIRKAQPYDVYDRMEFDVPVGTNYDCYDRFMVRVEEVRQSARIMKQCLSEMPEGPIASFDRKVSPPKRGEMKRSMEALIHHFKLYTEGFHVPAGEVYVATESPKGEFGVYLVSDGSNKPYRCKIRPTAFSHLQAMDFMMKGHMLADTTAVLGAMDIVFGECDR, encoded by the coding sequence ATGTCCGACTATCTGGAAAAGCTGGACCATGTGACCGACGCGGCGGACCCGACGTTCGGCGACACGGAAATCCAGAATTACACGATCAACTTCGGCCCGCAGCATCCCGCGGCGCACGGCGTTCTGCGTCTGGTCATGGAGCTGGACGGCGAAATCGTCGAGCGCTGCGACCCGCATGTCGGCCTGCTCCATCGCGGCACCGAAAAGCTGATCGAATATAAGACCTATATGCAGGCGCTGCCCTATTTCGACCGGCTGGACTATTGTTCGCCGCTCGGCATGGAGCACAGCTATGTTCTGGCTGTCGAGAAGCTGCTGAACCTGGAAGTGCCGCTGCGCGCGCAATATCTGCGCGTGTTCTTCGCGGAACTGACCCGCATTTGCAATCACATGCTGAACCTGGGTTCGCACGTGATGGACGTCGGCGCGATGACGCCGAACCTGTGGTTGTTCGAAATCCGCGAGGATTGCCTCAACTTCTTCGAGCGCGCATCGGGCGCCCGTATGCACTCGGCCTATTTCCGGCCGGGCGGCGTGCATCAGGATGTGCCGCTCAAGCTGCTGACCGACATTGCCGACTGGCTCGACACCCGCCTGCCGCGCCTGTTCGAGGACGCGATGAGCCTGGTGGTCGACAACCGCATCTTCAAGCAGCGCAATGTCGATATCGCCATCTGTTCGAAGGAAGATGCGCTGAAATGGGGCTTTTCCGGCCCCATGCTGCGCGGTTCGGGCATCGCCTGGGATATCCGCAAGGCGCAGCCCTATGACGTCTACGACCGGATGGAGTTCGACGTTCCCGTCGGCACCAACTATGACTGCTATGACCGGTTCATGGTCCGCGTCGAGGAAGTTCGCCAGTCCGCGCGCATCATGAAGCAGTGCCTCAGCGAAATGCCCGAAGGGCCGATCGCCAGCTTCGACCGCAAGGTTTCGCCGCCCAAGCGCGGTGAAATGAAGCGCTCGATGGAAGCGCTGATCCACCACTTCAAGCTCTATACCGAGGGCTTCCATGTGCCCGCAGGCGAAGTCTATGTCGCGACCGAAAGCCCCAAGGGCGAGTTCGGCGTCTATCTGGTCAGCGACGGCAGCAACAAACCCTATCGCTGCAAGATCCGCCCGACCGCCTTCTCGCACTTGCAGGCGATGGACTTCATGATGAAGGGCCACATGCTCGCCGATACAACCGCTGTCCTGGGCGCGATGGACATCGTGTTCGGGGAGTGTGACCGGTGA
- a CDS encoding NAD(P)H-dependent oxidoreductase subunit E, producing MADAVHIPDEAETRARWGAFEWTAENAEQAKKVIARYPAGRQQSAVMPLLDLAQRQVGAETQTQGWLPVPVMEYIGRQLDMPYMRVYEVATFYTMYNLAPVGRYHVQVCGTTPCMLRGSDDVFSACKNKGLVKGGTTPDGLFTLTEVECLGACANAPMVQINDDNFEDLTYDSMSAVLETLAAGGQPKIGPQIDRQTSAPEGGPTTLKEMVTANHDYRGDWA from the coding sequence ATGGCTGACGCAGTTCATATCCCCGATGAGGCTGAAACCCGAGCGCGCTGGGGCGCGTTCGAGTGGACCGCCGAAAATGCCGAACAGGCCAAGAAGGTCATCGCGCGCTATCCCGCCGGTCGCCAGCAGTCGGCGGTGATGCCGCTGCTTGACCTCGCCCAGCGTCAGGTCGGTGCGGAAACGCAGACCCAGGGCTGGCTGCCGGTTCCGGTCATGGAGTATATCGGGCGTCAGCTCGATATGCCGTACATGCGCGTCTATGAGGTCGCGACCTTCTACACCATGTACAACCTCGCGCCGGTCGGCCGCTATCATGTGCAGGTGTGCGGCACGACGCCCTGCATGTTGCGCGGCTCGGACGATGTGTTTTCAGCCTGCAAGAACAAGGGCCTGGTCAAGGGCGGCACGACCCCCGACGGCCTGTTCACCCTGACCGAAGTCGAATGCCTTGGGGCGTGCGCCAACGCGCCGATGGTCCAGATCAACGACGATAATTTCGAAGATCTGACCTATGACAGCATGAGCGCCGTCCTTGAGACGCTGGCCGCCGGTGGCCAGCCCAAGATCGGCCCGCAGATTGACCGTCAGACGAGCGCGCCCGAAGGCGGCCCGACCACTCTGAAAGAGATGGTCACTGCGAATCACGATTATCGGGGGGATTGGGCATGA
- the nuoF gene encoding NADH-quinone oxidoreductase subunit NuoF — protein MTDAPAPAAPPPFVGPLADKDRIFTNVHGYQDWGVDAAMKRGDWDNTKKLMEIGQDAIIDIMKASNLRGRGGAGFPTGMKWSFMPKESKDGRPSFLVINADESEPGSCKDREIIRHDPHKLIEGALIAGFAMRARAAYIYIRGEFIYEAKVLFAAVEQAYEKGFLGKNACGSGYDFDVFVHRGAGAYICGEETAQIESLEGKKGQPRLKPPFPAGAGLYGCPTTVNNVESIAVSPTILRRGAAWFNGFGRENNRGTKLFQISGHVNKPCVVEESMSIPFRELIDRHCGGIRGGWDNLLAVIPGGSSVPLVPAREIMDAPMDFDGLRALGSGLGTAAVIVMDKSTDIVRAISRLSYFYKHESCGQCTPCREGTGWMWRVMERLRTGDADQSEIDMLFQVTKQVEGHTICALGDAAAWPIQGLIRHFRPEIERRITENKGSAPVMEAAE, from the coding sequence ATGACCGACGCACCCGCACCAGCGGCTCCGCCGCCCTTCGTCGGCCCGCTAGCCGACAAGGACCGCATCTTCACCAACGTCCACGGCTATCAGGATTGGGGCGTCGATGCCGCCATGAAGCGTGGCGATTGGGACAATACCAAGAAGCTGATGGAAATCGGCCAGGACGCGATCATCGACATCATGAAGGCGTCGAACCTGCGCGGCCGTGGCGGCGCCGGCTTCCCGACCGGCATGAAGTGGAGCTTCATGCCGAAGGAAAGCAAGGACGGCCGTCCCAGCTTCCTGGTCATCAACGCGGACGAATCCGAACCGGGTTCGTGCAAGGACCGCGAAATCATCCGCCACGATCCGCACAAGCTGATCGAGGGCGCGCTGATCGCCGGTTTTGCGATGCGGGCGCGCGCCGCCTACATCTATATCCGCGGCGAGTTCATCTATGAGGCGAAGGTTCTCTTCGCCGCTGTCGAGCAGGCCTATGAAAAGGGCTTCCTGGGCAAGAATGCCTGCGGTTCGGGCTATGATTTCGACGTCTTCGTCCATCGCGGCGCGGGCGCCTATATCTGCGGCGAGGAAACCGCCCAGATCGAAAGCCTGGAAGGCAAGAAGGGCCAGCCCCGTCTGAAGCCGCCTTTCCCGGCGGGCGCAGGCCTCTATGGCTGCCCGACCACGGTCAACAATGTGGAATCGATCGCGGTTTCGCCGACCATCCTGCGGCGTGGCGCGGCCTGGTTCAATGGCTTTGGCCGTGAGAATAATCGCGGCACCAAGCTGTTCCAGATCAGCGGCCATGTGAACAAGCCCTGCGTCGTCGAGGAATCGATGTCGATCCCGTTCCGCGAACTGATCGACCGCCATTGCGGCGGTATCCGGGGCGGCTGGGACAATCTGCTGGCGGTGATCCCCGGCGGCTCCTCGGTGCCCCTGGTCCCCGCCAGGGAGATCATGGACGCGCCGATGGATTTCGACGGCCTTCGTGCGCTGGGTTCCGGCCTGGGCACCGCCGCCGTCATCGTCATGGACAAGTCGACCGACATCGTCCGCGCCATTTCGCGTCTCTCCTACTTCTACAAGCATGAGAGCTGCGGCCAGTGCACGCCGTGCCGCGAAGGCACCGGCTGGATGTGGCGCGTGATGGAGCGCCTGCGCACCGGTGACGCCGACCAGAGCGAAATCGACATGTTGTTCCAGGTGACCAAGCAGGTCGAAGGCCACACCATCTGCGCGCTCGGCGACGCGGCGGCATGGCCGATCCAGGGGCTGATCCGGCACTTCCGCCCGGAAATCGAGCGCCGGATCACTGAAAACAAGGGTAGCGCCCCCGTCATGGAGGCAGCGGAGTAA